Proteins co-encoded in one Arthrobacter alpinus genomic window:
- a CDS encoding M1 family metallopeptidase: MEHYALDLEARLATNQLQGRARITARALVPLTMVELDLTGLGMDKASVNGTRVQKHSQRPGKLALQLPEPVAAGAKFTMDIRYSGFPAPDNGAWGEVGWEELDDGVLVAGQPTGAPTWFPCNDRPDNKASYRVSVTTDADYTAVCNGTLVSHTRKSSRETWVYEQSAPMATYLATVQIGRYKLLALPAKDGQTQLPITVAVSKKLQAKAATALSRQREMVDVYTKAFGPYPFDAYTVVVTEDALEIPLEAQSLSILGSNHMTTTWEAQRLIAHELSHQWFGNSLTLASWQDIWLHEGFACYAEWLWSQESGSLTIAERASAAHAKLSAQPVAWTVGAPGPELMFDDVVYKRGALALEAIRVAGGDVNFFALLQRWTAENRHGSVSTAAFVALADLVCADVPQFSAADILTPWLFRKQLPPLPVR, from the coding sequence GTGGAGCACTATGCGTTGGATTTGGAGGCCCGGCTCGCCACTAATCAGTTGCAGGGCCGGGCTCGCATCACGGCCCGTGCTCTGGTGCCACTGACCATGGTGGAGCTGGACCTGACGGGGCTGGGCATGGACAAGGCTTCCGTAAATGGCACCCGTGTACAAAAGCACTCGCAACGTCCGGGAAAGTTGGCGTTGCAGCTACCCGAGCCTGTGGCGGCTGGCGCAAAATTCACCATGGATATCCGCTATAGCGGTTTCCCTGCCCCCGACAACGGCGCGTGGGGTGAGGTTGGGTGGGAAGAACTGGACGACGGCGTTTTGGTCGCCGGCCAACCCACCGGCGCACCAACATGGTTCCCCTGTAACGACAGGCCCGATAACAAGGCAAGCTACCGCGTTAGCGTCACCACAGACGCCGATTACACCGCGGTGTGCAATGGCACGCTGGTCTCCCATACGAGAAAATCCAGCCGTGAGACCTGGGTTTACGAACAGAGCGCACCCATGGCCACCTATCTGGCCACCGTGCAGATTGGCCGGTACAAGCTGCTGGCACTGCCAGCCAAGGACGGCCAAACACAGCTGCCCATCACGGTGGCCGTGAGCAAAAAACTCCAAGCCAAGGCGGCCACCGCACTGTCCAGGCAACGGGAAATGGTGGATGTTTACACGAAAGCCTTTGGACCCTATCCCTTTGACGCCTATACCGTAGTGGTCACCGAGGATGCGCTGGAGATCCCACTCGAGGCCCAGTCACTGTCCATCCTGGGCAGCAACCACATGACAACCACGTGGGAAGCCCAGCGGCTCATTGCCCATGAACTCTCACACCAGTGGTTTGGAAACTCCTTGACACTGGCCTCGTGGCAGGACATTTGGCTCCATGAAGGGTTTGCCTGCTACGCCGAGTGGCTTTGGTCGCAGGAAAGTGGCTCGCTGACCATTGCCGAAAGGGCTTCTGCGGCGCACGCCAAGCTGAGCGCCCAACCCGTCGCCTGGACGGTTGGCGCTCCTGGGCCGGAATTGATGTTCGACGATGTTGTGTACAAGCGCGGAGCCTTGGCCCTTGAAGCCATCCGCGTAGCAGGCGGCGATGTCAACTTCTTTGCCCTGCTGCAACGCTGGACGGCCGAGAATCGCCACGGCTCAGTGTCTACGGCGGCGTTTGTGGCCTTGGCAGATCTGGTCTGTGCCGATGTCCCACAGTTCTCCGCTGCGGACATTCTCACCCCGTGGTTGTTTCGCAAACAACTGCCCCCGTTGCCCGTACGTTAA
- a CDS encoding 4'-phosphopantetheinyl transferase family protein, which translates to MNWHGVEGLISSPIAVRAFDLAAVDLSLSGMLDSAEHARAAAIENHTTRRDFLAGRVVQRLMAAELIAATPQDLVAAYACPACGPNPVPSHGRPGYALRGKPAALSMSFSRSNGWGVAAMVTAAGVPLGVDVQHIAQVGFAGFDDVALSPTEKSALTMLAPEERDRWRAAVWARKEALAKFTGQGLRTDPALIPAFPHAGVGQGVGAGNIAAHVWELPPGELALPEGFAVAVACGGNF; encoded by the coding sequence GTGAACTGGCACGGTGTCGAGGGTCTCATCAGTAGCCCGATCGCAGTGCGAGCCTTTGACTTGGCTGCCGTGGATTTGAGCTTGTCCGGAATGCTGGACTCGGCCGAACACGCCAGGGCTGCTGCCATCGAGAACCACACCACGCGCCGCGATTTTCTGGCCGGGCGAGTGGTTCAGCGCCTCATGGCCGCCGAGCTAATAGCTGCTACCCCGCAAGATCTCGTGGCCGCGTATGCCTGCCCGGCATGTGGCCCGAATCCTGTGCCCTCGCACGGGCGCCCCGGCTATGCACTACGCGGCAAACCAGCAGCACTGTCCATGAGCTTTTCACGCAGCAACGGCTGGGGTGTAGCCGCCATGGTGACCGCTGCGGGGGTACCTCTGGGCGTTGACGTCCAGCACATTGCCCAAGTGGGCTTTGCCGGGTTCGACGACGTGGCGCTGAGCCCCACGGAAAAGTCCGCTCTGACTATGCTCGCCCCAGAGGAGCGAGACAGGTGGCGGGCAGCAGTCTGGGCCCGCAAGGAAGCATTGGCCAAATTCACGGGGCAAGGATTGCGCACCGACCCTGCCCTCATCCCAGCATTTCCTCACGCTGGAGTGGGGCAGGGAGTGGGAGCCGGGAACATAGCGGCACACGTGTGGGAGCTGCCACCTGGCGAATTAGCTTTGCCGGAAGGCTTCGCGGTCGCGGTAGCTTGCGGCGGCAACTTTTAA
- the ppk2 gene encoding polyphosphate kinase 2, producing the protein MTEPAPDFTGFTVIDNDDDDPVLLAPDGSPVDTWRDGYPYDSRMERDVYDAQKRLLQIELLKLQQWIKASGRRVVILFEGRDAAGKGGTIKRFTEHLNPRGTRVVALEKPSNRESTQWYFQRYVAHLPSAGEMVLFDRSWYNRTGVERVMGFCTKAQYDEFIRQAPLFERMLVNDGVTVIKFWFSVTQAEQRTRFIIRQVDPVRQWKLSPMDLASLDKWDSYTSAKERMFKRTDTRHAPWTVVKSNDKKRARLEAMRHVLSLFDYTGKDHELVGMPDPHIVGPASDVVGEGEEF; encoded by the coding sequence ATGACTGAACCCGCTCCGGATTTTACCGGTTTTACCGTTATTGACAACGACGACGACGATCCCGTCTTGTTAGCCCCCGACGGATCCCCGGTGGATACTTGGCGCGACGGCTACCCCTATGATTCCCGGATGGAACGGGACGTCTACGATGCTCAAAAGCGGTTGTTACAAATTGAACTGTTGAAATTGCAGCAATGGATCAAGGCTAGCGGGCGCCGGGTGGTGATCTTGTTCGAAGGCCGCGATGCGGCTGGCAAGGGTGGCACCATCAAGCGTTTCACCGAACACCTGAACCCGCGCGGAACCCGCGTAGTGGCGCTGGAGAAGCCCAGCAATCGGGAGTCCACCCAGTGGTACTTCCAGCGGTATGTTGCGCACCTGCCCAGCGCTGGGGAAATGGTCCTGTTTGATCGGTCCTGGTACAACCGGACCGGTGTGGAGCGCGTCATGGGATTTTGCACCAAGGCGCAGTATGACGAATTCATCCGTCAGGCGCCGTTGTTTGAGCGCATGTTGGTCAATGACGGAGTGACGGTGATCAAGTTTTGGTTCTCCGTCACGCAGGCCGAGCAGCGGACCCGCTTCATCATTCGCCAGGTTGACCCGGTGCGGCAGTGGAAGCTTTCCCCCATGGACTTGGCGTCCCTGGACAAGTGGGATTCTTACACCTCAGCCAAGGAGCGCATGTTCAAACGCACCGATACCCGCCACGCCCCGTGGACTGTGGTGAAGTCCAACGACAAAAAGCGCGCGCGCCTGGAAGCGATGCGTCACGTGCTGAGTTTGTTTGACTACACGGGCAAGGACCATGAACTCGTGGGTATGCCGGACCCGCACATTGTGGGCCCTGCATCCGATGTGGTGGGCGAGGGCGAGGAGTTCTAG
- a CDS encoding YceI family protein, translated as MDPQASTASFIAPHLRSGVQGSIPFRAATVEFGNQGEVVRATAELELTAIDTGNPRRDRDLAKPHLLNTHHFPILAVSMDSCSTTATGWTAQVTIAARGRTCPASLIATRICAATDSTLRTRIQGSFDRSLLGLHIPGIIIGRQIRVELFAEFRAAPNRP; from the coding sequence CTGGACCCCCAAGCAAGCACGGCATCATTCATCGCACCACACCTGCGCTCCGGGGTCCAGGGAAGCATTCCCTTCCGCGCTGCAACCGTCGAATTTGGCAACCAAGGTGAAGTTGTCCGTGCCACTGCCGAACTCGAGCTGACAGCCATCGACACCGGCAACCCAAGGCGTGATCGGGACTTGGCCAAGCCCCACCTGCTCAACACTCACCACTTTCCCATCCTTGCCGTCAGCATGGACTCGTGCAGCACGACCGCAACTGGCTGGACAGCCCAAGTCACTATCGCGGCCCGGGGGCGCACGTGCCCGGCCAGCCTCATCGCAACGCGTATCTGCGCCGCCACCGACAGCACGCTCAGAACCAGGATCCAAGGAAGTTTTGACCGTTCCTTGTTGGGCCTCCACATTCCAGGAATCATCATCGGCCGACAAATCCGCGTCGAATTATTCGCAGAGTTCCGCGCCGCACCGAACCGCCCATGA
- a CDS encoding VOC family protein produces MIPKLAGVHTLKLPVADLDRSIPWYGTRLGYQVAIEFREHGRRTGVVMTHPDGGPDLALNLNPDRAKASAGFDYFSIGVPDRDGIEALAAHLSGLGESHAGVHFATIGWILPMLHDPDGHEVRFYTMESHTVIDPAAPLVIDDAIATAQAKEEQWRAERAASIGVIGKAAGTTRPHSPQVMMKALVLTFNGPRSELLLAASDRAGSDRLLPEITSHPGMRDEFVNLTVLRQPGGASLIVITVQTETGLQLLHEIVGTSKLLPGEEQALLPGPDRGTSSMSLAATDLWSRLGWRSNEHSRDHRRRPVDTGPPSKHGIIHRTTPALRGPGKHSLPRCNRRIWQPR; encoded by the coding sequence ATGATTCCGAAACTGGCTGGGGTGCACACCCTCAAGCTGCCCGTCGCAGACCTGGACCGCTCGATCCCGTGGTACGGCACCCGACTCGGCTATCAGGTCGCCATCGAGTTCCGTGAGCACGGGCGCCGCACCGGCGTGGTCATGACCCATCCCGACGGTGGGCCCGATCTCGCGCTGAACCTCAACCCGGACCGGGCGAAGGCGTCAGCCGGCTTCGACTACTTCTCCATCGGAGTGCCCGACCGGGACGGGATCGAGGCTTTGGCGGCCCACCTCAGCGGCCTCGGGGAGTCCCATGCTGGCGTGCACTTCGCCACGATCGGATGGATCCTGCCGATGCTGCACGACCCTGATGGCCACGAGGTCCGCTTCTACACGATGGAATCCCATACCGTGATTGACCCGGCAGCCCCGCTCGTCATCGACGACGCCATTGCAACAGCACAAGCCAAGGAGGAACAATGGCGCGCCGAACGGGCAGCATCCATTGGCGTGATCGGCAAGGCCGCCGGAACGACGCGGCCCCATTCCCCGCAAGTAATGATGAAAGCACTGGTCCTGACTTTCAACGGGCCGCGGTCGGAGCTTCTGCTGGCGGCGTCCGATCGTGCCGGCAGTGATCGGTTGCTACCTGAAATTACCAGCCATCCAGGCATGCGAGACGAGTTCGTCAACCTCACCGTCCTTCGCCAACCCGGAGGTGCAAGTCTGATCGTCATCACGGTTCAAACCGAGACCGGCCTGCAGCTGCTGCACGAGATCGTTGGCACCTCCAAACTGCTCCCGGGGGAGGAACAGGCCCTGCTGCCCGGTCCGGACCGGGGGACGTCTTCGATGTCGTTGGCAGCTACGGACCTCTGGAGCAGGCTGGGGTGGAGATCCAATGAGCACAGCCGCGACCACCGCCGCCGGCCGGTGGACACTGGACCCCCAAGCAAGCACGGCATCATTCATCGCACCACACCTGCGCTCCGGGGTCCAGGGAAGCATTCCCTTCCGCGCTGCAACCGTCGAATTTGGCAACCAAGGTGA
- a CDS encoding TetR/AcrR family transcriptional regulator, giving the protein MSDDVKHQSLPRPNLRARRVARTEAQLIQAAGELFLEQGYVSTTLAQIAGRAEVAARTVYVRFKTKAALFSRVVDQALVGDVEPVDVAHRPRVQDAMTADTLAERIAALADVSVGIAERAGPMFEVATQAEGLEPELAEAAQAGRHATAALCRSFWEHAAADGLLAKGARPEYLTVLTDVLLCADTVVHTRRTHGWSASLHRSLIIDTLTALTSPK; this is encoded by the coding sequence ATGAGCGATGACGTCAAGCACCAATCCCTTCCGCGTCCGAACCTGAGAGCCCGGCGGGTGGCCCGGACCGAGGCCCAGCTCATTCAGGCCGCGGGCGAGCTTTTCCTTGAGCAGGGCTATGTGTCCACCACCCTTGCCCAGATCGCAGGGCGCGCCGAGGTCGCTGCGCGTACCGTCTATGTTCGCTTCAAAACGAAGGCGGCCCTGTTCAGCCGTGTCGTCGACCAGGCTCTCGTGGGTGACGTGGAGCCGGTCGATGTAGCCCACCGCCCCCGCGTTCAGGACGCGATGACCGCCGACACCCTCGCCGAACGGATCGCGGCCCTCGCCGACGTCTCAGTCGGCATCGCGGAACGGGCAGGGCCGATGTTCGAGGTGGCCACCCAGGCCGAGGGACTTGAGCCGGAGCTTGCCGAAGCCGCCCAGGCCGGGCGCCACGCCACCGCCGCACTGTGCCGCTCGTTCTGGGAGCACGCCGCCGCCGACGGCCTCCTCGCGAAGGGTGCGCGCCCGGAATACCTCACCGTTCTCACCGATGTTTTGCTCTGCGCCGACACCGTCGTGCACACCAGAAGGACCCATGGATGGTCGGCCTCCCTGCATCGGTCGCTTATCATCGACACGCTGACCGCCCTCACAAGCCCCAAATAA